The following are encoded together in the Ovis canadensis isolate MfBH-ARS-UI-01 breed Bighorn chromosome 2, ARS-UI_OviCan_v2, whole genome shotgun sequence genome:
- the PRKAG3 gene encoding 5'-AMP-activated protein kinase subunit gamma-3 isoform X1: MCGRKGSSCGSECRMFSPPFQSLFSTQTPSWSSFGGPEHQEMSFLEQGDSTSWPSPAMTTNAEISLGEQRTKVSRWTSQEDVEEGELPGLEGGPQSRPAAESTGLEATFPKATPLAQANPLSEVGTPTTERDSLPADCTASASGSSTDGLDLGIEFSAPAAWGDELGLVEERPAQCPPPQVPVLRLGWDDELRKPGAQVYMHFMQEHTCYDAMATSSKLVIFDTMLQIKKAFFALVANGVRAAPLWDSKKQSFVGMLTITDFILVLHRYYRSPLVQIYEIEEHKIETWREIYLQGCFKPLVSISPSDSLFEAVYTLIKNRIHRLPVLDPVSGAVLHILTHKRLLKFLHIFQGTLLPRPSFLSRTIQDLGIGTFRDLAVVLETAPILTALDIFVDRRVSALPVINEAGQVVGLYSRFDVIHLAAQQTYNHLDISVGEALKRRTLCLEGVLSCQPHETLGEVIDRIAREQVHRLVLVDETQHLLGVVSLSDILQALVLSPAGIDALGA; the protein is encoded by the exons atgTGTGGCAGGAAGGGCAGCTCCTGTGGTTCTGAGTGTAGGATGTTCTCCCCACCCTTTCAGTCACTCTTCTCCACACAGACCCCCTCCTGGAGCAGCTTTGGGGGACCTGAGCATCAAG AGATGAGCTTCCTAGAGCAAGGAGACAGCACTTCATGGCCATCACCAGCCATGACCACCAATGCAGAAATAAGCCTTGGGGAACAGAGGACCAAGGTCTCAAGATGGACAAGCCAGGAGGATGTAGAGGAAGGGGAGCTTCCAGGCCTGGAGGGAG GTCCCCAGTCCAGGCCAGCTGCTGAGTCCACCGGGCTGGAGGCCACATTCCCCAAGGCCACACCCTTGGCCCAAGCCAATCCCTTGTCTGAGGTGGGCACCCCCACAACAGAGCGAGACAGCCTCCCCGCTGACTGTACAGCCTCTGCTTCCGGCTCCAGCACAGACGGTCTGGATCTGGGCATAGAGTTCTCAGCCCCAGCAGCGTGGGGGGATGAGCTCGGCCTGGTGGAAGAGAGGCCGGCCCAGTGCCCGCCCCCGCAGGTGCCGGTGCTCAGGCTTGGCTGGGATGATGAGCTGCGGAAGCCAGGGGCCCAGGTCTACATGCACTTCATGCAGGAGCATACCTGCTACGACgccatggcaaccagctccaagCTGGTCATCTTCGACACCATGCTACAG atcaagaaggCCTTCTTTGCCCTGGTGGCCAACGGCGTCCGGGCTGCACCTCTATGGGACAGCAAGAAGCAGAGCTTCGTGG gGATGCTGACTATCACAGACTTCATCTTGGTTCTGCATCGCTATTACCGGTCCCCCCTG GTCCAGATCTATGAGATTGAAGAACACAAGATTGAGACCTGGAGGG AGATCTACCTTCAAGGCTGCTTCAAGCCTCTGGTCTCCATCTCTCCCAGTGACAG CCTGTTCGAAGCTGTCTACACCCTCATCAAGAACCGTATCCACCGCCTGCCGGTCCTGGACCCAGTCTCAGGTGCCGTGCTGCACATCCTCACACACAAACGGCTTCTCAAGTTCCTGCACATCTTT CAGGGCACCCTGCTGCCCcggccctccttcctctcccgCACCATCCAAGATCTGGGCATTGGCACATTCCGAGACTTGGCCGTGGTGTTGGAAACAGCACCCATCCTCACTGCGCTGGACATCTTTGTGGACCGGCGCGTGTCTGCACTGCCGGTGATCAACGAAGCTG GACAGGTCGTGGGCCTCTACTCCCGCTTTGATGTGATT cacCTGGCAGCCCAACAAACGTACAACCACCTGGACATAAGTGTGGGAGAAGCACTGAAGCGGAGGACGCTGTGTCTGGAGGGAGTCCTTTCCTGCCAGCCCCACGAGACCTTGGGGGAAGTCATCGACCGGATTGCCCGGGAGCAG GTGCACCGGCTGGTGCTCGTGGATGAAACCCAGCACCTCCTGGGCGTGGTGTCCCTCTCCGACATCCTTCAAGCTCTAGTGCTCAGCCCCGCTGGCATCGACGCCCTCGGGGCCTGA
- the PRKAG3 gene encoding 5'-AMP-activated protein kinase subunit gamma-3 isoform X5: protein MDIHSSPHRPPPGAALGDLSIKAPFPLPEMSFLEQGDSTSWPSPAMTTNAEISLGEQRTKVSRWTSQEDVEEGELPGLEGGPQSRPAAESTGLEATFPKATPLAQANPLSEVGTPTTERDSLPADCTASASGSSTDGLDLGIEFSAPAAWGDELGLVEERPAQCPPPQVPVLRLGWDDELRKPGAQVYMHFMQEHTCYDAMATSSKLVIFDTMLQIKKAFFALVANGVRAAPLWDSKKQSFVGMLTITDFILVLHRYYRSPLVQIYEIEEHKIETWREIYLQGCFKPLVSISPSDSLFEAVYTLIKNRIHRLPVLDPVSGAVLHILTHKRLLKFLHIFGTLLPRPSFLSRTIQDLGIGTFRDLAVVLETAPILTALDIFVDRRVSALPVINEAGQVVGLYSRFDVIHLAAQQTYNHLDISVGEALKRRTLCLEGVLSCQPHETLGEVIDRIAREQVHRLVLVDETQHLLGVVSLSDILQALVLSPAGIDALGA, encoded by the exons ATGGATAT TCACTCTTCTCCACACAGACCCCCTCCTGGAGCAGCTTTGGGGGACCTGAGCATCAAG GCTCCATTCCCCCTTCCAGAGATGAGCTTCCTAGAGCAAGGAGACAGCACTTCATGGCCATCACCAGCCATGACCACCAATGCAGAAATAAGCCTTGGGGAACAGAGGACCAAGGTCTCAAGATGGACAAGCCAGGAGGATGTAGAGGAAGGGGAGCTTCCAGGCCTGGAGGGAG GTCCCCAGTCCAGGCCAGCTGCTGAGTCCACCGGGCTGGAGGCCACATTCCCCAAGGCCACACCCTTGGCCCAAGCCAATCCCTTGTCTGAGGTGGGCACCCCCACAACAGAGCGAGACAGCCTCCCCGCTGACTGTACAGCCTCTGCTTCCGGCTCCAGCACAGACGGTCTGGATCTGGGCATAGAGTTCTCAGCCCCAGCAGCGTGGGGGGATGAGCTCGGCCTGGTGGAAGAGAGGCCGGCCCAGTGCCCGCCCCCGCAGGTGCCGGTGCTCAGGCTTGGCTGGGATGATGAGCTGCGGAAGCCAGGGGCCCAGGTCTACATGCACTTCATGCAGGAGCATACCTGCTACGACgccatggcaaccagctccaagCTGGTCATCTTCGACACCATGCTACAG atcaagaaggCCTTCTTTGCCCTGGTGGCCAACGGCGTCCGGGCTGCACCTCTATGGGACAGCAAGAAGCAGAGCTTCGTGG gGATGCTGACTATCACAGACTTCATCTTGGTTCTGCATCGCTATTACCGGTCCCCCCTG GTCCAGATCTATGAGATTGAAGAACACAAGATTGAGACCTGGAGGG AGATCTACCTTCAAGGCTGCTTCAAGCCTCTGGTCTCCATCTCTCCCAGTGACAG CCTGTTCGAAGCTGTCTACACCCTCATCAAGAACCGTATCCACCGCCTGCCGGTCCTGGACCCAGTCTCAGGTGCCGTGCTGCACATCCTCACACACAAACGGCTTCTCAAGTTCCTGCACATCTTT GGCACCCTGCTGCCCcggccctccttcctctcccgCACCATCCAAGATCTGGGCATTGGCACATTCCGAGACTTGGCCGTGGTGTTGGAAACAGCACCCATCCTCACTGCGCTGGACATCTTTGTGGACCGGCGCGTGTCTGCACTGCCGGTGATCAACGAAGCTG GACAGGTCGTGGGCCTCTACTCCCGCTTTGATGTGATT cacCTGGCAGCCCAACAAACGTACAACCACCTGGACATAAGTGTGGGAGAAGCACTGAAGCGGAGGACGCTGTGTCTGGAGGGAGTCCTTTCCTGCCAGCCCCACGAGACCTTGGGGGAAGTCATCGACCGGATTGCCCGGGAGCAG GTGCACCGGCTGGTGCTCGTGGATGAAACCCAGCACCTCCTGGGCGTGGTGTCCCTCTCCGACATCCTTCAAGCTCTAGTGCTCAGCCCCGCTGGCATCGACGCCCTCGGGGCCTGA
- the PRKAG3 gene encoding 5'-AMP-activated protein kinase subunit gamma-3 isoform X9 codes for MCGRKGSSCGSECRMFSPPFQSLFSTQTPSWSSFGGPEHQEMSFLEQGDSTSWPSPAMTTNAEISLGEQRTKVSRWTSQEDVEEGELPGLEGGPQSRPAAESTGLEATFPKATPLAQANPLSEVGTPTTERDSLPADCTASASGSSTDGLDLGIEFSAPAAWGDELGLVEERPAQCPPPQVPVLRLGWDDELRKPGAQVYMHFMQEHTCYDAMATSSKLVIFDTMLQIKKAFFALVANGVRAAPLWDSKKQSFVGMLTITDFILVLHRYYRSPLVQIYEIEEHKIETWREIYLQGCFKPLVSISPSDSLFEAVYTLIKNRIHRLPVLDPVSGHPAAPALLPLPHHPRSGHWHIPRLGRGVGNSTHPHCAGHLCGPARVCTAGDQRSWTGRGPLLPL; via the exons atgTGTGGCAGGAAGGGCAGCTCCTGTGGTTCTGAGTGTAGGATGTTCTCCCCACCCTTTCAGTCACTCTTCTCCACACAGACCCCCTCCTGGAGCAGCTTTGGGGGACCTGAGCATCAAG AGATGAGCTTCCTAGAGCAAGGAGACAGCACTTCATGGCCATCACCAGCCATGACCACCAATGCAGAAATAAGCCTTGGGGAACAGAGGACCAAGGTCTCAAGATGGACAAGCCAGGAGGATGTAGAGGAAGGGGAGCTTCCAGGCCTGGAGGGAG GTCCCCAGTCCAGGCCAGCTGCTGAGTCCACCGGGCTGGAGGCCACATTCCCCAAGGCCACACCCTTGGCCCAAGCCAATCCCTTGTCTGAGGTGGGCACCCCCACAACAGAGCGAGACAGCCTCCCCGCTGACTGTACAGCCTCTGCTTCCGGCTCCAGCACAGACGGTCTGGATCTGGGCATAGAGTTCTCAGCCCCAGCAGCGTGGGGGGATGAGCTCGGCCTGGTGGAAGAGAGGCCGGCCCAGTGCCCGCCCCCGCAGGTGCCGGTGCTCAGGCTTGGCTGGGATGATGAGCTGCGGAAGCCAGGGGCCCAGGTCTACATGCACTTCATGCAGGAGCATACCTGCTACGACgccatggcaaccagctccaagCTGGTCATCTTCGACACCATGCTACAG atcaagaaggCCTTCTTTGCCCTGGTGGCCAACGGCGTCCGGGCTGCACCTCTATGGGACAGCAAGAAGCAGAGCTTCGTGG gGATGCTGACTATCACAGACTTCATCTTGGTTCTGCATCGCTATTACCGGTCCCCCCTG GTCCAGATCTATGAGATTGAAGAACACAAGATTGAGACCTGGAGGG AGATCTACCTTCAAGGCTGCTTCAAGCCTCTGGTCTCCATCTCTCCCAGTGACAG CCTGTTCGAAGCTGTCTACACCCTCATCAAGAACCGTATCCACCGCCTGCCGGTCCTGGACCCAGTCTCAG GGCACCCTGCTGCCCcggccctccttcctctcccgCACCATCCAAGATCTGGGCATTGGCACATTCCGAGACTTGGCCGTGGTGTTGGAAACAGCACCCATCCTCACTGCGCTGGACATCTTTGTGGACCGGCGCGTGTCTGCACTGCCGGTGATCAACGAAGCTG GACAGGTCGTGGGCCTCTACTCCCGCTTTGA